One region of Armigeres subalbatus isolate Guangzhou_Male chromosome 3, GZ_Asu_2, whole genome shotgun sequence genomic DNA includes:
- the LOC134225137 gene encoding bifunctional methylenetetrahydrofolate dehydrogenase/cyclohydrolase, mitochondrial isoform X2 yields MAKLIDGKQIAADIRMELREQIEEWMKQGHRAPHLTAILIGEDPASSTYVSNKMKAAKDVGITSKTERYGADITQEHLLKRIEELNSDESVDGILVQLPVPGHINERKVCNSVSCDKDVDGFNERNIGRLCLDMNTLIPCTPLGVQELIKRTQIETFGKNAVVVGRSKNVGMPIAMLLHADGRNDTCAMDATVTMCHRFTPPEELARFCRTADIIVTATGVPGLIKADMVKEGAAIIDVGITRVEDPVTGKNKLVGDVDFEEVRKVAGHITPVPGGVGPMTVAMLMKNTFIAAKNLARKRSDTK; encoded by the exons ATGGCCAAACTAATCGATGGAAAGCAAATTGCTGCGGATATCCGTATGGAACTCCGGGAGCAAATTGAAGAATGGATGAAACAAGGACACCGCGCACCCCATCTGACGGCCATCCTTATTGGAGAGGATCCTGCCAGTAGCACCTACGTTTCGAACAAGATGAAG GCAGCCAAAGACGTCGGCATAACCAGTAAAACCGAACGTTATGGAGCGGACATAACTCAAGAGCATCTGCTCAAACGCATCGAAGAGCTGAACAGCGATGAGTCAGTCGACGGCATTCTGGTGCAGCTTCCCGTGCCGGGCCACATCAACGAGCGCAAGGTGTGCAACTCCGTGTCCTGCGATAAGGACGTAGACGGATTCAACGAGCGCAACATCGGACGGCTGTGCCTCGATATGAACACCCTCATTCCATGTACCCCCCTCGGAGTGCAAGAGCTAATCAAGCGAACCCAGATCGAGACGTTCGGCAAAAATGCGGTCGTCGTGGGACGGTCCAAGAATGTGGGTATGCCAATCGCCATGCTGCTGCACGCGGACGGTCGTAACGATACCTGCGCCATGGACGCCACCGTCACCATGTGTCACAGGTTTACACCCCCGGAGGAACTGGCACGGTTCTGTCGAACGGCGGACATTATCGTCACGGCTACGGGCGTACCTGGGCTCATCAAGGCCGACATGGTGAAAGAAGGAGCGGCGATAATTGATGTGGGAATTACCCGGGTAGAGGATCCCGTAACCGGCAAGAATAAGCTGGTGGGAGATGTGGACTTCGAAG AGGTACGTAAAGTGGCGGGCCACATTACGCCGGTGCCGGGAGGTGTCGGACCGATGACGGTTGCCATGCTGATGAAGAACACTTTCATTGCGGCTAAGAATTTGGCGCGCAAGAGAAGCGACACAAAATAA
- the LOC134225137 gene encoding bifunctional methylenetetrahydrofolate dehydrogenase/cyclohydrolase, mitochondrial isoform X1 has product MAVSVSAMFLEKALLLVTTMTGAGATTAAKTIITTSVTVQHQRHQQPRRFEAKLEHPASEGFSTAREAQPNGSVSFKVIRDTSWSKGLLLSGGRIARKNCCKFDSLVGGLPHRRGNMVHTKKTTNGSLAIDQNGGHILSLDRHYHTDTKDSSNQMAKLIDGKQIAADIRMELREQIEEWMKQGHRAPHLTAILIGEDPASSTYVSNKMKAAKDVGITSKTERYGADITQEHLLKRIEELNSDESVDGILVQLPVPGHINERKVCNSVSCDKDVDGFNERNIGRLCLDMNTLIPCTPLGVQELIKRTQIETFGKNAVVVGRSKNVGMPIAMLLHADGRNDTCAMDATVTMCHRFTPPEELARFCRTADIIVTATGVPGLIKADMVKEGAAIIDVGITRVEDPVTGKNKLVGDVDFEEVRKVAGHITPVPGGVGPMTVAMLMKNTFIAAKNLARKRSDTK; this is encoded by the exons ATGGCGGTCAGTGTGAGCGCCATGTTCCTCGAAAAGGCCCTACTGCTGGTGACGACAATGACCGGTGCTGGTGCTACTACGGCAGCGAAAACAATAATAACGACGAGCGTCACAGTGCAGCACCAGCGCCATCAACAGCCTCGACGGTTCGAAGCTAAATTGGAACATCCTGCGAGTGAAGGATTCAGTACAGCACGAGAAGCGCAACCGAACGGAAGTGTTAGTTTTAAAGTGATCCGTGATACCAGCTGGAGCAAGGGACTGTTGTTAAGTGGCGGGAGAATTGCGAGAAAAAATTGTTGCAAGTTTGATAGCTTAGTCGGTGGGTTACCGCATCGGAGAGGCAATATGGTGCACACGAAGAAGACCACCAACGGAAGTTTGGCCATCGATCAGAATGGAGGACACATTTTATCGCTTGACAGGCACTATCATACCGACACCAAGGACAG TTCGAATCAGATGGCCAAACTAATCGATGGAAAGCAAATTGCTGCGGATATCCGTATGGAACTCCGGGAGCAAATTGAAGAATGGATGAAACAAGGACACCGCGCACCCCATCTGACGGCCATCCTTATTGGAGAGGATCCTGCCAGTAGCACCTACGTTTCGAACAAGATGAAG GCAGCCAAAGACGTCGGCATAACCAGTAAAACCGAACGTTATGGAGCGGACATAACTCAAGAGCATCTGCTCAAACGCATCGAAGAGCTGAACAGCGATGAGTCAGTCGACGGCATTCTGGTGCAGCTTCCCGTGCCGGGCCACATCAACGAGCGCAAGGTGTGCAACTCCGTGTCCTGCGATAAGGACGTAGACGGATTCAACGAGCGCAACATCGGACGGCTGTGCCTCGATATGAACACCCTCATTCCATGTACCCCCCTCGGAGTGCAAGAGCTAATCAAGCGAACCCAGATCGAGACGTTCGGCAAAAATGCGGTCGTCGTGGGACGGTCCAAGAATGTGGGTATGCCAATCGCCATGCTGCTGCACGCGGACGGTCGTAACGATACCTGCGCCATGGACGCCACCGTCACCATGTGTCACAGGTTTACACCCCCGGAGGAACTGGCACGGTTCTGTCGAACGGCGGACATTATCGTCACGGCTACGGGCGTACCTGGGCTCATCAAGGCCGACATGGTGAAAGAAGGAGCGGCGATAATTGATGTGGGAATTACCCGGGTAGAGGATCCCGTAACCGGCAAGAATAAGCTGGTGGGAGATGTGGACTTCGAAG AGGTACGTAAAGTGGCGGGCCACATTACGCCGGTGCCGGGAGGTGTCGGACCGATGACGGTTGCCATGCTGATGAAGAACACTTTCATTGCGGCTAAGAATTTGGCGCGCAAGAGAAGCGACACAAAATAA